The segment tctggggggtggggtacatccctgtatatccctggtacatctgtgactgactgtactgggatgggactcgaggaagggtacgatgcgtccttgtggcttgcgacggcggatatggtggatcaccagcgtgttgatgagctggtactGGGAGCttttcatagatcatctgcagtgtggttgccatGACCTGTTGGCTGGAAGCGGAGTGTCGATGACTATCCGACATGTTCTTATTACTTTCTGCCAAACATGTGGTGTTTTCCACAAGCTTGACTAAGGAATCGGACATAATGTTAAGTACGTTCCTATTCTCCCTATGATCTTCAAGTATGatctgtagtattgtggccgtgctgtcggaaagagtcttCTGCAGTTCATGTAGACtgttggacattttctccattgtcctctcaatgttgtccagtctgcttcccacaacatttgtgtatgtatcctggcgtgtcccaatctctgatgccagggtgtgaaccctctgaacatttgagggattctgcccttcctggatgtctgccaccacatgcatttgggcagctgaaaagaaaattagacaatattatacacattcatcatacatttttttgaaggctcacaattcaatttactcacgcagggatgtagcaactggagcgtcctgcacttccacctcgccatcctctgacgactcctgtaggaggagatccggcctgaagtacgaaccaatccccgaagctagtccgctgctggttcgtggcaccactgtttgcaaaataatttttttggaaaagttaataaactttacacaactgctgcccccccccacaaaaaaaaacaaaaaacaaaccttctccatcctgtgatgccgctgctccaggagctccacttgtcctcgtttcggaagacttttcaagggtctggctggatacatctgcacggctgtcctcaaacccaagaaaagtttcgtcagttaaccctgtagactcaaacagatcgggtgatgggtccacaagggttgtgtcttgaggctcttcagtcacagtcccagagctcctggagagaagacgatctggtgatggcctgcgcgcaggagctgtagtttggcgcccatcttgtggtgtggtcgccgacggtgtctggcgcacaggtgatagtctgtgcgctgacgtcgtctggtgcacaggtgaccaactgcgcgatgacgaactgtggcgcacaggtgacgatctgtgtgctcgcgatgcttgcggcgcagttgatggtccgcgcgctgctgccgatgcctgctgcacaggtgacggtccgtgcgctggcgatgtcctgtgcgcaggtgatgtcctctgggcaggtctgtctgaaaaaaaaaaaagcacattagcacatacaaaaattttaaagggaagtacagctcatgtgaaagtattcttaccatcagacctccttttggacggctggtctcccgccttcctccgtcttctgggcggttcttcctcctcgggaaagccagcaggacggctggagtccacacctccgcgaa is part of the Pseudophryne corroboree isolate aPseCor3 chromosome 11, aPseCor3.hap2, whole genome shotgun sequence genome and harbors:
- the LOC134969043 gene encoding serine/arginine repetitive matrix protein 1-like; this encodes MSRDNQTRSAPSPTPSDLSLHSNEEWEPTQEADATDQASSDQPRSSRAHEKSKKKPSKKARSQPEEQSEEEASGEDAGQKKPRGPRYTEAENCVLVDCVDRSYDVLYGPRAQKTAFKVKRNIWESIASQVTAISGNRRSTRNCLKRYSDCRRQTKKKMGIQRRHETATGGGPALNLKWLPWEDVIRRRMNPAMVEGVRGGVDSSRPAGFPEEEEPPRRRRKAGDQPSKRRSDDRPAQRTSPAHRTSPAHGPSPVQQASAAARGPSTAPQASRAHRSSPVRHSSSSRSWSPVHQTTSAHRLSPVRQTPSATTPQDGRQTTAPARRPSPDRLLSRSSGTVTEEPQDTTLVDPSPDLFESTGLTDETFLGFEDSRADVSSQTLEKSSETRTSGAPGAAASQDGEVVPRTSSGLASGIGSYFRPDLLLQESSEDGEVEVQDAPVATSLPAQMHVVADIQEGQNPSNVQRVHTLASEIGTRQDTYTNVVGSRLDNIERTMEKMSNSLHELQKTLSDSTATILQIILEDHRENRNVLNIMSDSLVKLVENTTCLAESNKNMSDSHRHSASSQQVMATTLQMIYEKLPVPAHQHAGDPPYPPSQATRTHRTLPRVPSQYSQSQMYQGYTGMYPTPQMPPPPAAQSSAPRASQHTPQPPRTSTPYQGEEEDPDRLPP